TCAGTGGGATAAAAAAAGAGCCACAAATCTTTCGATTTGCAGCTCTTTGTACCCAGACCCGGGATCGAACCGGGATGGATTGCTCCACTGGTGTTTGAGACCAGCGCGTCTACCGATTCCGCCATCTGGGCGAATGCCTCTCGGCTTATTTGCGGTTGCAAAGGTACTAATAATTTTTGAACTGGCAAACTTTTTGCTGACTTTTTTTCAAAAAAATGCATTTTTATTTCGAAAACACTAAATTTTTGTTGTTTTTCACCTTATCTATATTAATTTGTGGAAAAAAACTTGGTTGGTTCACATATATTTTTTACCTTTACATCAGAATTTCAAAACTAACAATTAAGTTTCTTAATATATGACAATAAATGATAGCAACAATTATTGCGTGATACTCGCAGGTGGTAAGGGTAGAAGACTTTGGCCATGCAGTCGAAGCAATTACCCGAAACAATTTATCGATTTCTTCGGGGTGGGGCGTACCCAGTTGCAGCAGACCTACGATAGAATGGTGAAGATTGTGCCTGCCGACCATATTTTTATCAATACTAATGAGGAATATGTGGAACTGGTCAGGGAACAGTTGCCGCAGATTCCTGCTGAACGAATCATGGCCGAACCGATTCATCGCAATACGGCTCCAAGTGTAGCTTGGGCAAACCATCGTGTTTCGCAGTTGAATCCGAAAGCCTGCTTGATTACCACTCCTTCCGATCAGGCAGTTTTCAATGAGGAAGCTTTCAAGGAAAATGTACTGAAAGGACTGGCTTTTGTTGCTGAAAACGATAGATTTCTCTCGTTAGGTGTAAAACCAACCCGTCCAGAACCAGGATATGGTTATATCCAGTTGGGCGATGCAGAAGGGGATAATCTCTATAATGTTCAGTCATTTACAGAGAAGCCTGAGCGTGATTTTGCCAAAATATTTGTTGATAGTGGTGAATTTTATTGGAATACAGGTATTTTCATTTCCAATGTCAAGCATTTACGCGAGAGTTTTTCTCAAATTCTGCCTGCTGTACTGAGAGGTTTCGATGAGTCTTATCGCACTTTTGATGTGGAGACAGAGAATGCCTATATGAAGCAGAATTTCCCTTCATATCCAAATATTTCCGTAGATTATGCCATCTTAGAGAAGTCAGACAATGTATCTGTATTGAAGTGTGATTTCGGTTGGGCTGACCTCGGCACCTGGCACAGTATCTATGAGGCAATGCAGAAGAGCGAGGATGATAATGTGATTATAGATAGTGATGTCATGATGGAAAACTGCCATCGTAATGTCATCAAACTGCCAAAGGGCAAACTCGCAGTTCTCAATGGTTTGGATGGTTTCATTGTAGCAGAGAAGGACAATGTACTCTTGATCTGCAAGAAAGAAGATTCCTCTGCATTGGTTCGCAAATATGTGAATGAAGTGCAAATGAAGAAGGGCGAAGAATACATTTGATATAATGAGAAATGACAAATGAGAAATGAGAAATGAACGGCTATTTTGCTGCATTTCTCATTTCTCATTTGTCATTTCTCAGTCTTTGTCATTTTTTTGAAATTCTGTGTAGATCTTATTAGAGATCTCCTTGAATTCCTCTTCAGTCAGTTTGAGATGTTCCTTGCGGAAGTTGACATCAGCCTCACTGTTCATAGGGATGAGGTGGATATGTGCATGAGGAACTTCCAGACCCAAAACGACCTGTGCCACTTTTTTGCAAGGGAAAGCAGCCTTGATGGCCTTTGCTACTTTCTTGGCGAATACTTCAAACTCAGCGAGGTCTTCGTCTTCCATATCAAAGATATAATCCACTTCCTTGCGAGGAATGACCAATGTGTGTCCCTTGCCGATAGGACTAATGTCTAAAAAAGCGTAGAACTTATCGCTTTCTGCGCATTTGTAGCTGGGAATCTCTCCCGCTGCAATCTTAGAAAAAATACTTGCCATAATCTCTTTCAATTAAACATTTATAATAGAAACTTTATTTCTCTCTCTTCGCATCATTCTCATTTGATATTATATTTAGTGGGCTTACATGTCATAATAAAAGGAACTGCCATAAGGGCTTGGGAGCCGATATGATAGTTCCTTTATTTTTATTCAAATGAGATTTTGTCGATACGGAGCTTGATGGTGCCGCGAGGAATCTTGATTTCTACAATCTCGCCCACCTTCTTGTTGAGCAATCCCTGTGCGATAGGAGTCTTGATGGAAATTTTGCCTTCCTTCAAGTTAGCCTCGCTTTCGCTCACGATAGTATATGTCATCTTTGCCTTGTTGACCATGTTGGTCATTTCCACCTTAGACATAATCTGCACGCAATCAGTGCTCAACTGCTTGGTGTCGATGATCTTAGCCTCGGCAATGGTGAGTTTGATACGATTGATTTTATCTTCAAGATGAGCCTGTGCCTCCTTAGCGGCATCATACTCTGAGTTCTCACTTAGGTCACCCTTGTCTCGGGCTTCAGCAATTGCGGCTGATGCCTTTGGGCGCTCTACTGTAGTGAGCTGTTTTAGTTCTGCTACGAGTTTATCGTAACCTTCTTGTGACATGTAAGCCATAATTCTTCTTATTAATTTATAGTTATTAATGTGATTTCTTAGAGGGTAAAAAATAAAGAATCCCGGTGCCAGTTAAGCACCGGAATCCTGTATCTTTAATCTCTATTGAATTATCTTTGTTTTTTCTATTCTTTTGCAAAGATAGGACTTTATTTCCATACCGCCAAACTTTTTCAATGAAATTTCTCAAAAAAGCCGCCTTTTCCTTTTACGTATTCCATTAAATCATTAAAAATCTGATTATTACGGAGAATTTCAGGATTACCGGTCATAATCATTTGCCTTCTTGCACGAGTGATGGCTACGTTCAGTTTACGGTCGATGATATGACCGTCTTCTATAAAACTGTTTCCTGCCAGGAAGTCCAGTTGCCAGATGTTCTGGATGGTAAAACTGTAGATGATGACATCACGCTGGCTGCCCTGGTATCTTTCTACGGTGTCGATGCTGATTTTCTCCAGTTCTGGAATACCAAGTTTCTCGATTCCCTTTCGCACCATGGCTATCTGGTTGCGGTAAGGTACGATGACTCCCACTGTTTTCTGACTATCGAACTGATCTCCGTAATATCGGTGTATGCGGCGAAGTATATCTACTACGATTTCTGCTTCGTTGGCATTGATCTTGTCGGAAATATTCGGCTCCTTGCAGAATTCTGATGGTATGAATATCATACGATGATTCTTCAGATGTTCATCGAGTTCATCCTCTGATGGAAGAGAATAGGCAAGTTGGGTTTCCAACTGGTGCTTGCATGGTACCGGTTCCAGTTGTTCCCGGCGATAGAACATCTTGTTTGGGAACTCGGCTATTTCTGGATGCATTCGTCCTTGACGGCGCAAAATGCCGATGAAATCGGTACGATGCTCATGGTCTTCCCAGCGGATGAGGCGCTCGAAAAGGGAGTTGCGGCAGTTGGTAAGGCAGATGCCCTGTAGAATACTCATATCCATCAGGCTGTTCTGCTGACTGTCATTGATGGTAGGAATGGCAGAGTCCTGTTCACTCTGCTGTACCACCGCTGGCAGTTGCTTATAGTCTCCGATGAGGATAAACTTGTCTATAGCTGAAAGCAATCCGATGAGATTGGGTTCCAGAATCTGACTCGATTCATCGATGATGGCAAGCTTGAAATGCTTCAGATTGAATATGAAAGGCTTGGAGGTCATCATCGAGGTTGTTCCCACGATGACGCGCGTACCTATTATATATTGTTTGATGGCTTCCAACTTCGGACATTGGGCAATGGCTTTTTCTATCAGATATGGACGGAATCGCTCATCGCAGGAATATTCGCTACCGAGTCGCAGAAATGGGATGCCGGAATCTACCAGCATCTCGCAGATTTCATCCACGGCACGATTGGTATAGCTCATCAGTAGGATGGAAGAGGCTGGCTTTTGAGCCGTCTTTCCTCCAGCGGCGATGCTTTCTGCTGTCGGCATTCCTGTTCCATCGTTCAATGCTTCTTCTACCATAAACTTCAAGGCACGACTTGTCTTTCCTGTTCCCGGAGGTCCCACGAGCAGAAAGTAATCCTGTGCCTGTTTGGCTCTCAGGATGATATCGTCAAGCACTTCGTCATAATGTCTGGTCAGCGTGAGCGAGGTGTTGCGGCGGGGAGGGCGCTGCCCTAATAGCAAGTCGCGCTTCTCTTGAGGTGCACAGATAAACTGGTGCAGATTGCGGATGCTTCCACCGGTGCTGGCATCGGTAGTACCATGCTCGATAGCGTATGGCTTGTCCATTTCGAAGATGTCAGCATTCTGTTGACCATCGTTGAGATGTACCACGATTTCATGGGAATGAATCTCCTGCAATACACCTTTATATAATATAGCTTTCCTGACGTCTGGTTCTTCTTTCAGTTTGTAGGTATAGAGATATACCATGTCGCCGATACGGAAATTGGGCAGGAAGTCCTTGCCTTGGTCGGGTACGCTCAGGGTAATGGTATCGTAACCGCTACCTTCTCCACTCTGATCCTTTCTGATGATATGAAGGTCGGTATAGATGTTGCCCGCATCCTTTTTCTCGGCAAGGGGCATCGTCCAGAGATCGCTGCTCGAAGTATTGCTTCCTTCCTGGGCACCTACTTTGGAAATCATCTGTTCGCGGAGCACAAAAGTCATCATCCTGCAGAAGTAGGCTTCTTCTAAAGGACTGAGTGCATGAAGCGGGTCGGTGATGTCTGCCAGTTGTGGCTTCAGGTACTTGTTGTAGAAGAAGTCCTGGGTGCCTGCTACATTGAGAACATCAGGGGTAAACTCATTCAGCGCATGCTCGAATCCCTTCTTGGCTATTTCAAAAGAAGCGGCAACGAGTTGGTTGCGGTATTCGATGGCTTCCCTGAAAAGTTTCTGGTAATAGGCTACCACCATCAGTCCGTTCTGCGGCTGGTACTTGGAGTAGAGCAGACGGATGTTGACGAGATTGTTGCCCAACTTGAAGTTGTGCTGCAATACGCCATAGTAGAGCAGCAACTGTACATAGTGGGGCACCAGTTGGAAACTGTGGTAATTAGGGTCTGCCTGATGGCTTTCGATATTGAGGTTTCGTCCTGATTTCTGTTCTACGAGAAGTTTGCAGTCGGTGGTCATCAGATCGACACGTCCCTGTATGCCAAGGGCTTCGCACACGAATGACGGCTCCAGGATAGCTTTCTTCCGGTCGTAGATGCCCTCGCCCCGAAAGGCATTCATCTGTGCCTGGGAGGCGGTGCGGGGGAAGAGAATATCCACTACCTGCTGCAGATTGTAAGCCTGCAGGTTGGCATCGGTATAGAATTTCTTGGCGTCAAACCAGGGACAGGTGCAAAATTCCAGAGCCTTTTCTCTGAAATTGCTCTTGATTGTTTCGTTCACCTGATACTTGCCATGCGAATTGATGATATCGTCGAGCGCAGCACCGGCAAAGTTACCAAGTAGGGTAGCCTGGGTGTTGGCACGGGGTTTCATCAGATTCAAGAGATATAGCAGGGGATGATGACCGAACTCGGTAAAGCAGGCTGCGATACTACTGATGTCAATGAGATAATCCGGTTCTACGATGATGAGTCGGGGCGTGATGACTGGTTGGCGTATCTGACAGTCGAGCAGGTTGAGCTGCATGCCTTCCTCCAATATTTCGCAGAGATAGGTATGGTCGATGCCGTTTGCCTCATCTTTGAGACAAACGAGATGTTCTTCCTCATCAGTATCATGGTCGATATCCACATGGATGAAGTCCGCGTCCCAGTTTTTCACGATGCAGCGGATGCGTCGGTTGCTGATGTCGAGTCCCTTCTGGTAGGGGCGGTTGGTATGTGGGATGAGAACGGTCAGTTCATGTGGAATATCAGTCTGGCATACGGCAGAGATCAAGATGGCGAGCGCACGGGCATCGTACTTCAGATCTTCCTCCGATAGAGGTTCCTGCTTGTTGCTGTGTCGGCGCATGGTCTGGATGGCAATCTTGTCGGCTATTTTGATGCCATGTACCTTGCAGAGATAATCCACCTGGGCGAAAAGGTTACCGAAAGCTTGTTTCGTATTCTTTACTCCTTCGTGGCAGCAGAGGATGAGCGTATCGTGCATCATCTTGTTGCGTGTAGCCGGTTCCAGGTCAGGAAGCATCAAGAGTTCCCTTACCCGCAGGAAAAGTTCTGTGGCGGATATGTTGTTTTGATTCATAGGCAACAAAGTTACAAAAATTATAAATACTCTTATAATAAAGGTATTTATAATTATTGATAATTAACTGTTAACTTTGGGGATCTGCTTCTCTATATCTTTCTTTTCGTTACTAATCTTGTTCTCTCTCTCTTGATTTTCTTTCTTAAAATTCCGATAAGAATCCTATTTGGCTGCAAAGTAATAAAAATAATGCAGAAAACCTTGCGGATTCAAGAATATTTCGTAAATTTGTAGCCCTCTATATTATATAATAAGGTATAAAGACTTAGATTATGACAAAAGAAGAATTGATGCACAGAGCCATTGAGCTCTCAGAAAATAGCGTAAGAAACGGTGGCGGTCCTTTTGGAGCGGTCATTGCCAAGGATGGAATCATCATTGCTGAGGCTTCCAATAGTGTGACGATTGACAAGGATCCTACGGCTCATGCAGAGGTAAACTGCATACGACAGGCTTGCTTCAAGTTGAAAACCTTCAATCTGGAGGGTTGCGAAATCTATACCTCCTGCGAACCTTGTCCGATGTGCTTAGGTGCCATCTATTGGTCACATCTTGATCGTATCTATTATGCCAACGACCGAAAGGATGCAGCCAAGATTGGTTTTGATGATGAGTTTATCTATGAGGAAATTGACCGCAAGATAGAAGACCGTCACAAGCCGATGATTGCGCTGATGAGAGATGAGGCGTTGGGGGCTTTCCGTATGTGGGAAGAGAATGCGGCAAAGACGGAATACTAAAGCTTTTTGAATAAAAAGCCAAGACAAAACGAGGCTCTGATGGAATGAATTGACATCAGGGCCTCGTTTGTTTTTGTTATTGTCCTCCTAATCTATCAAAAAAGGTGACAATCTCCTCGAATGTCTTGAATTCATCGCTGCCATATTCGATCGTTGTTCCCATGAAATCCTCTGCTGGATGTGGGTCAATGAAATAGTCGCCATAGAGCAGATTCTTCTGATTGGTGAAGAGAATATGGTTGTAGGCTGGGGTAGAAAGATATTCCTCCACCCAGGTCTGTACCTTTGCCATATACTCATGGTCGTTGGTAGGTGCTGAGGCTACGATATATACATTGTAGTATTCGATGAGCATCTCGTAGGCCTTGTGCATGCTGCTTGTGGCTTTCCAGTAACTGTCGTGCAAAGCGTCGAAATCGATATATACGATAGGGCGTTCCTTCCCGTTTTGCTTGTCATCTATCCAGCGGATGACTGGACAGAGATAGTGGAAGGCTACCTTGTCGATGAGGCGGTGCTCGCCATGGAAGCGGATGGCATTGGGATAATGCTCATGGAAGAGGTCGAAGGTATGCACTAATGGGTCCTTGTCTCCGAAGAGACCATATACCCTTGCCTGTTCCTCTGGAGTGATGTTCTGAAAGCATCGTTCGGTAATGTCACGGTATTCCTTGATGAGTCCCTTGGTCACCATCAGTTCGTTGACACCATCCTTTCGTGGATTCTGAAATTCCTGTTTACCGGTCATACTGCTCATGGTATTGCCCATTTCGAAAGCTGGGTTTACGAGGATGCGGTCAGTACCTTTCAGCATTTCTGTGTACATACCGCCCATGGAGGTACCGATAATCAGGTCGGGATTCTCTGTTTCCTGCAACTTGAGGAGCATTTCCATACCTTCTTCCGGATGTACGGGTATGTCTTCAGCCACGAAGGTAGCATTGGGCATGAGATCCTGAAGCATCTTTACAGTTCCGCTCTGTCCGGAAGAGAGGAAACCGTGAACATACATGATTTTCTTGCCCGACATGAGGTCGGGGAATTGCTTGATATATGGATTTTCCATTGTCTTTGAATTTTTAATTGCCCTGCAAAAGTACATCTATTTGCAGACAAATCAAAATAAATGGGAGAGAAATTTCACTTTCTCAGTTTTTCTTTGTACTTTTGCGCCATCTTTTTGGACTCCAAGAGGTTCTTTTCGAAAATTCTATTAGATTTTTATCGAAATATAATAACATACGACATGAAACAGTCAATAGAAAATCTCTACAAACTTGACGGTAGGGTGCCCGTCGGTAAAGCACTCCCATTTGGTCTTCAGCATGTGTTGGCAATGTTTGTAAGTAACATTGCGCCAATCATGATTCTTGCCGGTGCTGTCGGGTTGGACAGCTCTATCAGCGCCGTTCTTATCCAGAACTGTATGGTTATCGCCGGTATCGGTACTTTGGTACAGCTCTATCCGGTATGGCGCATCGGTTCACGCCTCCCTATCGTGATGGGTATCTCCTTCACCTTCCTTTCTCTTGCCATCAGCATTGCTGCTGCCCATGGAATGGGTACGCTCATCGGTGCGGTTATTATCGGTGGTCTCGTGGAAGGTACACTCGGACTTTTTGCCAAGTATTGGATCAAACTGATTCCTCCTGTAGTAGCCGCTACGGTGGTTACAGCCATTGGTTTTTCACTTCTTCCTGTGGGTGCCAATTCTTTTGCCGGAGGTCAGGGTGCTGCCGATTTCGGTAGCATGAACAACTGGATTGTGGGTTCTGTCACCTTATTGGCTTGTCTTCTCTGTCAGATTTTTGCCAAGGGATTCCTTCGCTCTCTTTCCGTGCTCGTAGGTTTGATAGTGGGTTATATACTTGCTTGTTTTATGGGTATGATAGACTATAGTGGTCTTACCAATCTTTCTATCATCGCCTTGCCTCGTATTCTGCCTTTTACTCCAGAGTTTAATATAGGTGCCATCCTTTCTGTAGTGGCTGTATATCTGGTTTCTGCTACAGAGACCATCGGTGATACGTCAGCGCTTTGCAATAGTGCCCTGAAGCGTGATCCTAATACCAAGGAGATGGGTGCGGCTGTCTGCTGTGATGGTTATGTAAGTTCGGTTTCTGGTCTTTTCGGATGTACTCCTATTACATCTTTCAGCCAGAACGTAGGTTTGGCTGCCATGTCGGGCGTGGTCAATCGCTTCACAATTGCCATGGGTGCCATCATCATGATTATCGGTGGTGTATTCCCTGCTATCGGTTATGTTCTTACAACCATTCCGCAGGCTGTATTAGGTGGATGTACTATCATGATGTTCGGTAGCATCCTCTTTGCTGGTTTCGGCATGATGGCACGTACGGGTTTCTCCCAGCGCAATATGGTGATTGTGAGCCTCTCGCTCAGTGTGGGTCTCGGTTTCACTCAGGCAACGGGTATGTTTAATATCTTCCCAGAGATTGTACGTACCGTATTTGCAGACAACTGTGTGGCTGTAGTGTTCCTGCTCGCAGTTATTCTGAATCTTGTATTGCCTAAGAATTTGGAAAAATAAAAAAGACAGGTCATCATTTCCTTTTATCCGGCGGAATAGAGCAGGAATGGGAATGATGGCTGTTAATCATCAATCATATCAATTTCAAATCAGAATAATGGATTTACTGAAAGAAAGAATTATGCAGGAAGGCAGATGCTTTCCTGGAGGAATCCTGAAGGTGGATAGCTTTGTGAACCATCAGATGGATCCTATCCTGATGATGGACCTGGCTAAGGAATTTGTGCGCCTTTTCAAGGACATCAAGTACAACAAGATTGTTACTATCGAGGCTTCGGGCATCGCTCCTGCCATCATGGTGGGTTACCTGACCCATCTTCCTGTAGTCTTCGTAAAGAAAAAGAAGCCTAAGACCATGGAGGGGATGATTACCTCGGTGGTTCACTCTTTTACCAAGGATTGTGACTATACGGTTTGTGTGAGCAACAGCTACCTGACTCCAGAGGATCACGTGATCTTCATCGATGACTTCCTCGCTAATGGTAACGCTTCCAAGGGTGTGATGGATCTCTGCGAGAAGGCTGGTGCCACGATTGAGGCAATGGGCTTCATCATCGAGAAGGCATTCCAGCATGGTGGTGATTTTCTGCGCAAGGAGGGAATCCGTTATGAGGCTCTTGCTACCGTAGAGAGTCTGGAAGATTGCAAGATTGTCTTGAAGTAAGAGAATCTGCTGAAATCAAGCATCGTTTTTTATCCTATGATATTCATTCTGATATGAAGATAAGATTTTGTTTATTGAACGCCTTGCTTTGTATGGCATTGTCTTCTATGGCAGTGCCTGCAAAGCGAGGCGTTTGGCGTTTGATGACTTTGACTGATGGAACTGAGGTCCGTGTACAGTTAGTGGGCGATGAATTCATGCATTATTATGTTTCGGAAGACGGAACCAAGTATGTAATGGATGCTGCAACAGGACAAGGAAAGCGATTGGATTCTACTGCTTCCTTGTCTCGCAAGAAGAATGCGGCAGCCCGTCGTGCAAAGGTTCAATCTCGACAGAAACTTCATCTTCAAAAGGCGAAAGCAAAACAGAATAGTTTCCGTGGAGCTAGGAAGGGACTTGTCATTTTAGCCGAATTCTCCGATCGTAAGTTCCAGAGTGGGCATGATCTGACATTGTATAAGCAGATAGTCAATGGCGATAATTACAAGGAAAATGGCTTCCGTGGCAGTGTGAAGGATTATTTCCGTACCCAAAGTATGGGACAGTTCGAACTGGATTTCGACGTGGTTGGTATCTGTCCTCTGCAGAATGCCACTGCTTATTATGGCGCAAATAGTACTGACGGTGAAGATTTGCGTGCGGGTGCAATGATTGCTGAGGCTTGCCTTTGGGCGAAGCAGCAGGGAGTTGACTTCTCCAAGTATGATTGGGATAATGATGGCGAAGTGGAACAGGTCTTTGTTCTCTATGCCGGTAAAGGCGAAGCCAATGGTGGTACAGCTTCTACCATTTGGCCTCACATGTATGCTTTGTCATTGTCTGATTATGGCAAAGTGTTGCAGTTTGATGGGGTTAAGGTGGATACTTACGCCTGCAGCAGTGAATTGAATGGTCAGAACAAACTCGATGGAATCGGTACTTTCTGCCATGAATTCTCTCACTGTCTGGATTTGCCCGATCTTTATGACACCAGTTATACCGGATGGTTTGGATTGGGTGAATTTGACCTGATGGATAGTGGCAGTTACAATGGAGACGGAAAATGGCCTGCTGGGTATTCGGCTTATGAGAAA
This is a stretch of genomic DNA from Segatella hominis. It encodes these proteins:
- a CDS encoding DEAD/DEAH box helicase, which encodes MNQNNISATELFLRVRELLMLPDLEPATRNKMMHDTLILCCHEGVKNTKQAFGNLFAQVDYLCKVHGIKIADKIAIQTMRRHSNKQEPLSEEDLKYDARALAILISAVCQTDIPHELTVLIPHTNRPYQKGLDISNRRIRCIVKNWDADFIHVDIDHDTDEEEHLVCLKDEANGIDHTYLCEILEEGMQLNLLDCQIRQPVITPRLIIVEPDYLIDISSIAACFTEFGHHPLLYLLNLMKPRANTQATLLGNFAGAALDDIINSHGKYQVNETIKSNFREKALEFCTCPWFDAKKFYTDANLQAYNLQQVVDILFPRTASQAQMNAFRGEGIYDRKKAILEPSFVCEALGIQGRVDLMTTDCKLLVEQKSGRNLNIESHQADPNYHSFQLVPHYVQLLLYYGVLQHNFKLGNNLVNIRLLYSKYQPQNGLMVVAYYQKLFREAIEYRNQLVAASFEIAKKGFEHALNEFTPDVLNVAGTQDFFYNKYLKPQLADITDPLHALSPLEEAYFCRMMTFVLREQMISKVGAQEGSNTSSSDLWTMPLAEKKDAGNIYTDLHIIRKDQSGEGSGYDTITLSVPDQGKDFLPNFRIGDMVYLYTYKLKEEPDVRKAILYKGVLQEIHSHEIVVHLNDGQQNADIFEMDKPYAIEHGTTDASTGGSIRNLHQFICAPQEKRDLLLGQRPPRRNTSLTLTRHYDEVLDDIILRAKQAQDYFLLVGPPGTGKTSRALKFMVEEALNDGTGMPTAESIAAGGKTAQKPASSILLMSYTNRAVDEICEMLVDSGIPFLRLGSEYSCDERFRPYLIEKAIAQCPKLEAIKQYIIGTRVIVGTTSMMTSKPFIFNLKHFKLAIIDESSQILEPNLIGLLSAIDKFILIGDYKQLPAVVQQSEQDSAIPTINDSQQNSLMDMSILQGICLTNCRNSLFERLIRWEDHEHRTDFIGILRRQGRMHPEIAEFPNKMFYRREQLEPVPCKHQLETQLAYSLPSEDELDEHLKNHRMIFIPSEFCKEPNISDKINANEAEIVVDILRRIHRYYGDQFDSQKTVGVIVPYRNQIAMVRKGIEKLGIPELEKISIDTVERYQGSQRDVIIYSFTIQNIWQLDFLAGNSFIEDGHIIDRKLNVAITRARRQMIMTGNPEILRNNQIFNDLMEYVKGKGGFFEKFH
- the greA gene encoding transcription elongation factor GreA — translated: MAYMSQEGYDKLVAELKQLTTVERPKASAAIAEARDKGDLSENSEYDAAKEAQAHLEDKINRIKLTIAEAKIIDTKQLSTDCVQIMSKVEMTNMVNKAKMTYTIVSESEANLKEGKISIKTPIAQGLLNKKVGEIVEIKIPRGTIKLRIDKISFE
- a CDS encoding YqiA/YcfP family alpha/beta fold hydrolase, translated to MENPYIKQFPDLMSGKKIMYVHGFLSSGQSGTVKMLQDLMPNATFVAEDIPVHPEEGMEMLLKLQETENPDLIIGTSMGGMYTEMLKGTDRILVNPAFEMGNTMSSMTGKQEFQNPRKDGVNELMVTKGLIKEYRDITERCFQNITPEEQARVYGLFGDKDPLVHTFDLFHEHYPNAIRFHGEHRLIDKVAFHYLCPVIRWIDDKQNGKERPIVYIDFDALHDSYWKATSSMHKAYEMLIEYYNVYIVASAPTNDHEYMAKVQTWVEEYLSTPAYNHILFTNQKNLLYGDYFIDPHPAEDFMGTTIEYGSDEFKTFEEIVTFFDRLGGQ
- a CDS encoding HIT family protein, with amino-acid sequence MASIFSKIAAGEIPSYKCAESDKFYAFLDISPIGKGHTLVIPRKEVDYIFDMEDEDLAEFEVFAKKVAKAIKAAFPCKKVAQVVLGLEVPHAHIHLIPMNSEADVNFRKEHLKLTEEEFKEISNKIYTEFQKNDKD
- a CDS encoding nucleobase:cation symporter-2 family protein, whose protein sequence is MKQSIENLYKLDGRVPVGKALPFGLQHVLAMFVSNIAPIMILAGAVGLDSSISAVLIQNCMVIAGIGTLVQLYPVWRIGSRLPIVMGISFTFLSLAISIAAAHGMGTLIGAVIIGGLVEGTLGLFAKYWIKLIPPVVAATVVTAIGFSLLPVGANSFAGGQGAADFGSMNNWIVGSVTLLACLLCQIFAKGFLRSLSVLVGLIVGYILACFMGMIDYSGLTNLSIIALPRILPFTPEFNIGAILSVVAVYLVSATETIGDTSALCNSALKRDPNTKEMGAAVCCDGYVSSVSGLFGCTPITSFSQNVGLAAMSGVVNRFTIAMGAIIMIIGGVFPAIGYVLTTIPQAVLGGCTIMMFGSILFAGFGMMARTGFSQRNMVIVSLSLSVGLGFTQATGMFNIFPEIVRTVFADNCVAVVFLLAVILNLVLPKNLEK
- the xpt gene encoding xanthine phosphoribosyltransferase → MDLLKERIMQEGRCFPGGILKVDSFVNHQMDPILMMDLAKEFVRLFKDIKYNKIVTIEASGIAPAIMVGYLTHLPVVFVKKKKPKTMEGMITSVVHSFTKDCDYTVCVSNSYLTPEDHVIFIDDFLANGNASKGVMDLCEKAGATIEAMGFIIEKAFQHGGDFLRKEGIRYEALATVESLEDCKIVLK
- a CDS encoding mannose-1-phosphate guanylyltransferase, whose translation is MTINDSNNYCVILAGGKGRRLWPCSRSNYPKQFIDFFGVGRTQLQQTYDRMVKIVPADHIFINTNEEYVELVREQLPQIPAERIMAEPIHRNTAPSVAWANHRVSQLNPKACLITTPSDQAVFNEEAFKENVLKGLAFVAENDRFLSLGVKPTRPEPGYGYIQLGDAEGDNLYNVQSFTEKPERDFAKIFVDSGEFYWNTGIFISNVKHLRESFSQILPAVLRGFDESYRTFDVETENAYMKQNFPSYPNISVDYAILEKSDNVSVLKCDFGWADLGTWHSIYEAMQKSEDDNVIIDSDVMMENCHRNVIKLPKGKLAVLNGLDGFIVAEKDNVLLICKKEDSSALVRKYVNEVQMKKGEEYI
- a CDS encoding nucleoside deaminase; the encoded protein is MTKEELMHRAIELSENSVRNGGGPFGAVIAKDGIIIAEASNSVTIDKDPTAHAEVNCIRQACFKLKTFNLEGCEIYTSCEPCPMCLGAIYWSHLDRIYYANDRKDAAKIGFDDEFIYEEIDRKIEDRHKPMIALMRDEALGAFRMWEENAAKTEY